A genomic window from Vicia villosa cultivar HV-30 ecotype Madison, WI unplaced genomic scaffold, Vvil1.0 ctg.000410F_1_1, whole genome shotgun sequence includes:
- the LOC131627881 gene encoding uncharacterized protein LOC131627881: MDDNQNFHYLLVWRMYIQILAMHVVGFFFLNFVLSDNYERRSLNERVLARYESRRDVLESITSTSDSHCIWELRMCRNMFAHLCEVLRVRGGLVQLGQISVEEQVAVFLNILAHHTKNRSIQVRLSRSGQTISRYCHRVLAAVLRLRNDLLAKPEPISQDCSDERWKWFKGCLGALDGTYIAVTPSVSNRPRYRTRKGGLRCFGLLKKQWAILRSPSFYPIRTQCRMILACCLLHNFIRVNMAMDPEEFSPFAEDELPLGEEAINIVETIEPSNQWTQRRDVHAQEMFTEWRNRHRH; the protein is encoded by the exons ATGGATGATAACCAAAATTTTCATTATCTTCTTGTTTGGAGGATGTATATTCAGATTCTGGCCATGCACGTTGTTGGtttttttttcttgaattttgtTTTAAGTGATAATTATGAGAGAAGATCTTTGAATGAAAGAGTTTTAGCAAGGTACGAGTCACGTAGGGATGTTTTGGAATCAATTACTAGTACGAGTGATTCTCATTGCATATGGGAATTAAGAATGTGTAGAAACATGTTTGCACATCTTTGTGAGGTTTTAAGGGTACGAGGAGGATTAGTGCAACTTGGACAAATAAGTGTTGAAGAACAAGTTGcagtttttttaaatatactcGCACATCACACAAAAAATAGAAGTATTCAAGTTAGATTGTCTAGATCAGGACAAACAATTAGCAGATATTGTCATAGAGTACTGGCCGCAGTTTTGAGATTACGAAATGATTTACTTGCCAAACCAGAACCTATATCTCAAGATTGCTCTGATGAAAGATGGAAATGGTTTAAG GGTTGCTTAGGAGCTTTAGATGGGACTTACATAGCAGTGACACCGAGTGTTTCTAACAGACCTAGATATCGTACGAGAAAAGGTGGACTT AGATGTTTTGGCCTTTTGAAAAAACAATGGGCTATATTGAGAAGCCCATCGTTTTATCCTATTAGAACACAATGTCGAATGATCCTTGCTTGTTGTTTATTGCATAACTTCATCCGTGTGAACATGGCAATGGATCCAGAAGAATTTTCTCCATTTGCAGAAGATGAGCTACCTTTAGGAGAAGAAGCAATCAATATAGTGGAAACTATTGAACCTAGTAATCAATGGACTCAAAGGAGGGATGTGCATGCTCAAGAAATGTTTACAGAATGGAGAAATAGACATAGGCATTAG